A single window of Nicotiana sylvestris chromosome 5, ASM39365v2, whole genome shotgun sequence DNA harbors:
- the LOC138869213 gene encoding uncharacterized protein, with protein MQTIKLAKRQILLSEFDIVYVTQKAVKGQALANHLAENPVGGEYEPLKMYFSDEKVSFVGEDITEAYYGWRMFFDGAANFKGVGVGAVLVSEIGQHYTVSTKLRFPCTNNMAEYEACIMGLNLAIDMNIYELLVIGHSDLLVHQVQGEWAAKNTKMPPYLHHLAYCAHVEEEADGRPWFHNIKEYLAKGEYPEHANHTQKCTLRRLSNHFFHSGGNLYRRTPDLVLLRCVDAKEASKLLEEIHAGICGPHMNDFCPGQEDY; from the exons atGCAGACAATAAAATTAGCCAAACGAcaaatactgttaagtgagttcgatatcgtctatgtaactcagaaggcggtcaaagggCAGGCATTGGCaaaccatcttgctgaaaatcctgtgggaggagaatatgaacccttaAAAATGTATTTTTCTGATGAAaaagtgtcattcgtaggagaggacattactgaagcatactacggttggaggatgttctttgatggagctgcaaatttcaaaggagtgggcgttggagcggttttggtatcagaaataggtcaacaCTACACTGTATCTACGAAGCtcaggtttccatgcaccaacaatatggcagaatatgaggcttgtaTTATGGGGCTCAATCTGGCTATCGATATGAATATATATGAGTTACTGGTGATTGGGCattcagatcttctggtacatcaggttcaaggagaatgggctgcAAAGAACACTAAAATGCCACCATACTTGCACCAC ttggcgtattgtgcccatgttgaagaagaagcagacgggcGACCTTGGTTTCAcaatatcaaagaatatttggcaaaaggagaatatccagagcatgcgaaccatactcagaaatgcacacttcggaggttgtccaatcacttcttccacagcggaggaaaccTATATAGAAGAACCCCTGATTTGGTattgctaaggtgtgtcgacgcaaaagaagcttctaagctacttgaggagatacatgcggGGATCTGTGGCCCGCATATGAATGATTTTTGTCCTGGACAAGAAGATTATTAG
- the LOC104217096 gene encoding uncharacterized protein gives MLLAVVPNEWLAEAFTKGLNSRSSDASRKLKESLLEFQATTWADVHNRYESKIRIEEDQFGFPASTKGRDREKNKEKLKDDLDIDQRPSRGQFCFMSGPKDTTEVSVQRIDSLPTGELIMARIIGDSQHLREEVETLLKNGHLREFLRDQAKNNYGRNHDNAESSKAGDDPSRLTINMISIGNKINGITFSAAKKTKVSVTHSKRLQEVTEDDITFMEEDTDRLLLSHNDALVISLNVLDFKIKRVLVDPGSSANIIQWRVFEQAKLTGSIIPAIKLLVGFNLASVTTQ, from the exons ATGTTGCTCGCGGTCGTGCCAAATGAATGGCTAGCAGAAGCATTTACTAAAGGGTTAAATTCGAGAAGTTCCGATGCTTCCCGGAAATTGAAAGAAAGTCTGCTCGAGTTTCAGGCAACAACATGggcggatgtccacaaccgatacgagtcaaagataagaattgaagaagaccaGTTCGGCTTTCCGGCGTCAACCAAAGGTCGGGACCGGGAAAAGAATAAAGAGAAATTAAAGGATGATTTAGACATAGATCAGCGCCCTTCCAGGGGACAATTTTGCTTTATGAGCGGGCCGAAGGACACGACAGAAGTTTCTGTCCAACGGATAGATTCGCTACCGACAGGAGAACTGATCATGGCGAGAATAATAG GGGACTCTCAACATCTGCGCGAGGAGGTGGAGACATTGCTGAAAAACGGCCATCtaagagaatttttaagagatcaGGCTAAAAACAACTATGGCCGCAATCATGATAATGCAGAATCTTCGAAAGCTGGAGACGATCCCTCACGTTTGACAATCAACATGATTTCCATAGGGAACAAGATTAATGGTATAACATTTTCGGCAGCAAAAAAGACGAAGGTGTCGGTGACCCACAGTAAGAGACTCCAGGAAGTCACTGAGGACGACATTACTTTCATGGAGGAAGACACAGATAGACTACTGCTGTCGCACAACGATGCATTGGTAATCTCTTTAAATGTCTTAGATTTTAAGATTAAACGTGTTTTGGTGGACCCAGGAAGTTCGGCCAATATCATCCAATGGAGAGTGTTTGAGCAAGCCAAGCTCACCGGAAGTATCATTCCGGCCATAAAActcctcgtcgggttcaacctaGCAAGTGTGACAACCCAATGA